In Pontiella desulfatans, one DNA window encodes the following:
- a CDS encoding P-II family nitrogen regulator, whose product MKLIIAYVQPEQLNEVKQALYEKEVYKMSVTNAMGCGQQKGYHETYRGADIEVNLLKKVRIEIAVNDDFVDTTIEAIIAGARTGNIGDGKIFVLDLPECIRIRTGEKGPEAVG is encoded by the coding sequence ATGAAACTCATAATCGCATATGTTCAGCCTGAACAGCTCAACGAAGTGAAGCAGGCGCTCTACGAAAAAGAAGTCTACAAAATGTCGGTGACCAATGCCATGGGCTGCGGTCAGCAGAAGGGCTACCACGAAACCTACCGCGGAGCGGACATCGAGGTGAACCTGCTGAAGAAAGTCCGCATCGAGATCGCGGTGAACGACGACTTCGTCGACACCACCATCGAAGCCATCATTGCCGGTGCCCGCACCGGAAACATTGGCGACGGTAAGATCTTCGTGCTGGACCTTCCGGAATGCATCCGCATCCGCACCGGCGAAAAAGGCCCCGAGGCCGTAGGTTAA